The Winogradskyella schleiferi genome has a window encoding:
- a CDS encoding nucleotidyltransferase family protein, with translation MGNLNSTFQHIADILSFEIPNSQLEERFEPPYYNWDPLVVEGSKHLVLPALYCRLKARNLLYLLPDDLNHYLEEITSINRNRNKAILKQVNAVSKLLNNNNIEHVFLKGAALLASGCYNDNAERMVGDIDILVNERQVYDAFNLLKSNGYNKSFGYAYETIDFRHLDKLISENEIAAIEIHSHLLNKKYRSLIHLQSLLNTKNVINDIAIPKTYYLSMHQICSWQLNDKGHYYTFPNFKILYDVIKVNSNKDEALISNLINLKYGKSFFEIGKFYFKEFSHIHSDIYMIYIGLSYKSLMNCKPLRIFVKKAKSINHFILKRLHLLLTNRSYTRHIFKKVFN, from the coding sequence ATGGGCAATTTAAACAGTACATTTCAACATATTGCAGATATCCTAAGTTTTGAAATTCCAAATTCTCAACTTGAAGAAAGATTTGAACCTCCATACTATAATTGGGATCCATTAGTCGTTGAAGGCAGCAAACATTTAGTGCTACCTGCTTTATACTGTAGATTAAAAGCTAGAAACTTATTATACTTATTACCCGATGACTTAAATCACTATTTAGAAGAAATAACCTCGATTAATAGAAACAGAAATAAGGCTATTTTAAAACAAGTCAACGCAGTATCTAAGCTACTAAACAACAACAATATAGAGCATGTGTTTTTAAAAGGAGCTGCGCTTTTGGCTTCAGGCTGTTATAATGATAACGCCGAACGCATGGTAGGTGATATCGATATTTTAGTCAATGAACGGCAAGTGTATGACGCTTTTAATTTACTTAAGTCTAATGGTTATAACAAATCATTTGGTTATGCATATGAGACTATAGACTTTAGGCATTTAGATAAATTAATTTCGGAAAACGAGATCGCAGCAATTGAAATTCACTCGCACCTTTTAAATAAAAAGTATCGATCTTTAATCCATTTACAATCGCTTCTTAACACTAAAAATGTTATAAACGATATAGCTATACCCAAGACATATTATTTAAGTATGCATCAAATATGTAGTTGGCAACTGAATGATAAAGGTCACTATTACACGTTTCCCAACTTCAAAATACTTTATGATGTTATTAAAGTAAATTCAAATAAAGATGAGGCACTAATTTCCAATTTAATTAATTTGAAATACGGGAAATCGTTTTTTGAAATTGGTAAATTTTACTTTAAAGAATTTTCACATATTCATTCAGACATTTATATGATTTATATTGGTTTATCATATAAATCACTTATGAATTGTAAACCGCTTAGGATATTTGTAAAAAAAGCAAAATCGATAAACCATTTTATATTAAAGCGTCTGCATCTTCTGCTCACAAATAGGAGTTATACAAGACATATTTTTAAAAAAGTTTTCAATTAA
- a CDS encoding outer membrane beta-barrel protein, whose amino-acid sequence MKKLILLGLLVSFSLSSFAQRDTKDWYLSVGVNAINTLGSQNPFYNPGDWSYQTPISAAIEFNWAKNFAIEQSITFNGFTDESQVDVVHDFEELEKDYNYLSFDTHVKYYFGNHIFRNADWIDFYANAGIGFFHIDETNLTGNLGGGVLVWLNQSRSFGLRGQIISKFAFDHSESYIDNNHYQYHLQVIFKL is encoded by the coding sequence ATGAAAAAATTAATTTTATTAGGATTGTTAGTGTCATTTAGTTTATCTTCTTTTGCACAACGAGATACTAAGGATTGGTATTTAAGTGTTGGAGTTAACGCCATTAACACTTTAGGATCTCAAAATCCTTTTTATAACCCTGGAGACTGGAGTTACCAAACCCCTATTTCTGCTGCGATTGAATTTAATTGGGCTAAGAATTTTGCTATAGAACAGTCTATTACGTTTAATGGCTTTACAGATGAAAGTCAAGTTGATGTTGTTCATGATTTTGAAGAATTAGAAAAAGACTATAACTATTTATCCTTTGACACGCACGTAAAATATTATTTTGGAAATCATATTTTCCGAAATGCAGATTGGATTGATTTTTATGCCAATGCAGGTATCGGTTTCTTTCATATAGATGAAACCAATCTCACTGGTAATCTTGGTGGTGGCGTTTTAGTATGGCTTAACCAAAGTAGATCTTTTGGTTTAAGGGGTCAAATAATAAGTAAGTTTGCTTTTGATCATTCTGAAAGTTATATCGATAATAATCATTATCAATACCATTTACAGGTTATCTTTAAATTGTAA
- a CDS encoding zinc-dependent peptidase: MMLQTEQEKFEWELIYSYVIPIGVSVIVIFILYRLIKTFQFLYVSFFKKPVFVHHYIKLKKLNTEQYSILKNEYEFFRNLSYKQQRHFEHRVATFIKKTEFVGMQELVVTEQMKVLMAATSIMLTFGFRKYLLDILKTVIIYPKAYYSTINETHHKGETNPQLKAIVFSWEDFKQGYHIGDDNLNLGIHEFGHAIHLNASLNNDVSSVIFNQGFHNLITYLQNHQTVRENLIASKYFRAYAFTNHFEFFAVLLENFIETPSEFKSQFPELYKYIRQMLNFKF, from the coding sequence ATGATGTTGCAAACGGAGCAGGAAAAATTTGAATGGGAATTAATTTATAGTTACGTTATACCAATAGGCGTTAGTGTAATAGTGATTTTTATCTTGTATAGACTGATTAAGACTTTTCAATTTTTATATGTATCATTCTTCAAAAAACCAGTATTCGTTCATCACTATATCAAACTCAAAAAGCTCAATACTGAACAATATTCTATCTTAAAAAATGAATATGAGTTTTTTAGAAACTTAAGCTATAAGCAGCAGCGTCATTTTGAGCATCGTGTAGCTACTTTTATTAAAAAGACTGAATTTGTGGGTATGCAAGAGCTTGTCGTAACAGAGCAGATGAAAGTCCTAATGGCAGCCACATCGATAATGTTAACTTTCGGATTTAGAAAGTACTTATTGGATATCCTTAAAACTGTAATTATCTATCCCAAAGCCTATTATTCCACAATTAATGAAACACATCATAAAGGCGAAACCAATCCGCAATTAAAAGCGATTGTGTTTTCTTGGGAAGATTTTAAACAAGGTTATCACATAGGTGATGACAACCTTAACCTTGGTATCCATGAGTTTGGCCATGCCATTCATCTCAATGCTTCCTTAAATAATGACGTTAGCAGCGTGATATTTAACCAAGGGTTTCATAACTTAATTACTTATTTACAGAATCATCAAACCGTTAGGGAAAACTTAATTGCTTCTAAATATTTCAGAGCTTATGCTTTCACTAACCATTTCGAGTTTTTCGCTGTATTATTGGAAAATTTTATTGAGACACCATCGGAATTCAAATCTCAATTTCCAGAACTTTACAAGTACATTCGACAGATGCTAAATTTTAAGTTTTAA
- a CDS encoding GNAT family N-acetyltransferase: protein MITIRKATLDDLEAIHTIERLSFDGGGYPLFVLRQLFDVSQDYFLVAEDKNEILGYSLGNLSAKLNQGWLLSLVVLPEARGRNIGKQLTEKLITLLEYNLCREICLTVHPYNIAAINIYKRLNFEIISAYDNYYFDKEERLLMIKKPASIFLNGHKREKSMPKSKLF, encoded by the coding sequence ATACAATAGAACGTTTAAGCTTTGACGGTGGCGGTTATCCACTATTTGTCTTACGACAGTTATTTGATGTTTCTCAAGACTATTTTTTAGTAGCTGAGGATAAAAATGAAATTTTAGGATATTCTTTAGGCAATCTCTCTGCAAAATTAAATCAAGGTTGGTTGTTGTCTTTGGTCGTACTTCCAGAGGCAAGAGGTAGGAACATAGGAAAACAATTGACCGAAAAATTAATTACGCTTTTAGAGTATAATCTTTGTCGTGAAATTTGCCTAACGGTTCATCCCTATAACATAGCTGCAATCAATATCTATAAACGTCTTAATTTTGAAATCATTTCTGCATATGATAATTATTATTTTGACAAGGAAGAACGATTGCTCATGATAAAAAAACCGGCTTCAATTTTCTTGAATGGGCATAAGAGGGAAAAATCAATGCCAAAATCCAAACTTTTCTAA